The Brachyspira hyodysenteriae ATCC 27164 genome includes a window with the following:
- the ade gene encoding adenine deaminase, with translation MTIEKLSKMIEVSSGKVLADLVIRNCKVVDPISATITDADIAIVDDYIVGVGSYNGKEVIDAKGSYATSGLIDSHVHIESSLCTPVNFAEVVIPFGTTLIVTDPHEIANVCGIDGIKFMIESSKKSPLKCKFMLSSCVPAVGFEDSGAVLDSKVIEEFINDEDIFGLAEMMNAPGVLSCDKDVLKKLLAAINADKIIDGHGVMLGGKTVNAYRAAGVYTDHECVSAKDLKSRISNGMYVLLRQGSAAQNLASLLQGVNQSNARRCAMCTDDKHLDHIIENGHISHNLKIAVEHGLDVFNAIAMATINAAECYRLKNIGLVASGYKADIVLFNDLKDFKANKVFIDGKLAAENRKALFKVEKDNYNDNIFSTINIAPITVDDIQIKLKSDEANVIRIVNKDLVTEKSVRIVGFENGYFKYRKSVDILKLVVVERHKATGKIGLGLIENYKLKNGAIATSVSHDSHNIIAVGDNDEDIILAIKEIEKCSGGITVVKNGKVLDTLQLKIAGIMSDDSPYEIVKKIYSMHELAYNELNINREIDPFMTLSFMALPVIPEIKLTTNGLFDVKEFNFIDVSA, from the coding sequence ATGACTATAGAAAAATTATCAAAAATGATTGAAGTATCAAGCGGAAAGGTTTTGGCTGATTTGGTAATAAGAAACTGTAAGGTAGTAGACCCAATATCAGCTACTATTACAGATGCAGATATTGCCATTGTTGATGATTATATTGTAGGGGTGGGTTCTTATAATGGAAAAGAAGTTATTGATGCTAAAGGCTCTTATGCTACAAGCGGACTTATAGATTCGCATGTACATATAGAATCATCTTTATGCACGCCTGTTAATTTTGCTGAAGTGGTTATTCCTTTCGGCACTACTTTAATTGTAACAGACCCTCATGAAATTGCCAATGTATGCGGTATTGACGGTATTAAATTTATGATAGAGTCTTCCAAAAAAAGTCCATTAAAATGTAAGTTTATGCTTTCTTCTTGCGTGCCTGCTGTTGGTTTTGAGGATTCTGGAGCTGTACTTGATTCTAAAGTAATAGAGGAGTTTATAAATGATGAAGATATATTTGGGCTTGCTGAGATGATGAATGCTCCCGGAGTATTATCTTGTGATAAAGATGTACTTAAAAAATTACTTGCGGCAATCAATGCTGATAAAATTATAGACGGGCATGGTGTTATGCTTGGAGGAAAGACAGTAAATGCTTATAGAGCTGCCGGAGTTTATACTGATCATGAATGCGTATCTGCTAAAGATTTGAAGTCAAGAATATCCAATGGAATGTATGTACTTTTAAGGCAAGGTTCTGCAGCACAGAATTTGGCTTCACTTTTACAAGGAGTTAATCAAAGCAATGCAAGAAGATGTGCAATGTGTACAGATGATAAGCATTTGGATCATATTATTGAAAACGGGCATATATCTCATAATTTAAAAATAGCAGTTGAACATGGTCTTGATGTATTTAATGCTATTGCTATGGCTACTATTAATGCGGCAGAATGCTACAGACTTAAAAATATTGGTTTAGTTGCTTCAGGATATAAGGCTGATATTGTTTTATTTAATGATTTAAAAGATTTCAAAGCTAATAAAGTTTTTATAGACGGAAAATTAGCTGCAGAAAATAGAAAAGCTTTATTTAAAGTAGAAAAAGATAATTATAATGATAATATTTTTAGTACAATTAACATTGCTCCTATTACAGTTGATGATATACAGATAAAATTAAAATCTGATGAAGCTAATGTTATAAGGATAGTTAATAAAGATTTAGTTACAGAGAAAAGCGTAAGGATAGTAGGATTTGAAAACGGATATTTTAAATACAGAAAGAGTGTTGATATATTAAAATTGGTTGTTGTTGAAAGGCATAAAGCAACTGGTAAAATAGGTTTAGGATTGATAGAAAATTACAAATTAAAAAACGGTGCTATTGCTACAAGTGTATCTCATGACTCTCATAACATAATAGCGGTAGGCGACAATGATGAAGATATAATACTTGCCATAAAAGAAATAGAAAAATGTTCAGGCGGAATAACTGTTGTAAAAAACGGAAAAGTTCTTGATACATTACAATTAAAAATAGCAGGCATTATGTCTGATGATTCTCCTTATGAGATAGTAAAGAAAATATATTCTATGCATGAGCTTGCCTACAATGAACTTAATATTAACAGAGAAATAGATCCTTTCATGACTTTATCATTTATGGCATTGCCTGTTATACCTGAAATAAAACTTACAACAAACGGGCTTTTTGATGTAAAAGAGTTTAATTTTATAGATGTAAGTGCATAA